From a single Nothobranchius furzeri strain GRZ-AD chromosome 7, NfurGRZ-RIMD1, whole genome shotgun sequence genomic region:
- the cfap52 gene encoding cilia- and flagella-associated protein 52 yields the protein MMAEEVQDVPQLQVENVLGFSGHVFSGLRVHPDREFLIYPLGCTVILKNISDGKQQILLGHTSSVSCLSVSKSGSYIASGQVSSVGSKATIIIWNYAERGIHAKLDLHKTTVEAVAFSPSDKYLVSLGGPDDNRIVVWNIETKLPICVSSALLRSSEPCLTLQYFNTNDDFFVSAGSGTIQIWKLNLTDRKIHPTGCNTGKLKRIVKCLEISEDDQFLFCGTTSGDIMKINLKSALLSNSGPVIGPLSLGVNVVKILKSGDLLVGSGAGVLALCSKTSFKPLKKVQLEKGVTSITGSDEEQQFFIGTEAAQMYRFSLEDFTAEAISSSHSSAVRDVAIPSGTSELFATCSNDIRLWSVKKPKEVLCITVPHVTCNALDFMVDGSSIISAWDDGKIRVFTLETGRLMHTIHSAHKQGVTAIAGTRDGRRIISGGGQGEVHVWELLPHNHRLLGIMKEHKAAVLCVKVTKDDKECVSASQDGTCVIWDLVKLVSIKLMKASTLRTVCYHPEEFQILTSGTNSKIVYWMVFEDSPIRVVDGSLYGSINDMDVTQDGKYFVTGGEDQQVRVWDYVKGVVTHVGRAHGGSITSIKVCPNSRVLLSTSADGGIIRWKFPHPSS from the exons GACATGTGTTTTCTGGACTGAGAGTCCATCCGGACCGGGAGTTCCTAATCTATCCTCTGGGATGTACGGTGATTCTGAAGAACATCTCCGATGGGAAACAGCAGATCCTGCTCGGACACACGAGCAGCGTGTCCTGCTTGTCGGTGTCCAAAAGTGGATCGTACATTGCCTCGGGCCAAGTCAGCTCTGTAGGCTCCAAG GCAACAATAATCATCTGGAACTACGCTGAGAGAGGAATCCACGCCAAACTGGATCTTCACAAGACTACGGTTGAAGCAGTAGCCTTCTCTCCCAGTGACAAGTACCTGGTGTCCCTGGGGGGTCCGGATGACAACAG AATAGTGGTTTGGAATATCGAGACCAAGCTTCCGATCTGTGTAAGTTCAGCTTTGCTCCGCAGCTCTGAACCCTGCCTCACGCTACAATACTTCAACACCAACGATGACTTCTTCGTTTCTGCTGGGAG CGGAACAATACAAATTTGGAAGCTGAATCTCACCGACAGAAAGATCCATCCCACAGGATGTAACACCGGCAAGCTGAAGAGGATAGTGAAATGTTTGGAG ATTTCGGAGGACGATCAGTTCCTTTTCTGTGGAACAACAAGTGGAGACATAATGAAAATCAACCTGAAGTCAGCGCTTCTGAGTAACTCTGGTCCAGTTATAGGGCCGTTGAGCCTG GGTGTCAATGTTGTCAAGATCCTAAAATCCGGAGACCTACTTGTGGGTTCTGGAGCTGGCGTGTTAGCTTTATGTTCCAAAACGAGCTTCAAACCTCTTAA GAAGGTTCAGCTGGAAAAGGGGGTGACCTCCATCACTGGAAGtgatgaggagcagcagttcttcaTTGGTACAGAGGCTGCTCAGATGTACCGCTTCAGTCTGGAGGATTTCACAGCTGAGGCTATTTCCTCCAGCCACAGCAGTGCTGTCAGAGACGTGGCCATCCCTTC TGGAACATCTGAGCTGTTTGCAACGTGCTCTAATGACATCAGGCTGTGGTCCGTTAAGAAACCCAAAGAGGTTCTGTGCATCACTGTGCCTCACGTGACATGCAACGCCCTGGACTTTATGGTTGATGGAAGCAGCATCATCAGTG CGTGGGATGATGGTAAGATCCGTGTGTTTACATTGGAAACTGGACGTCTGATGCACACCATTCACAGTGCCCACAAGCAGGGCGTGACAGCCATCGCTGGAACTAGAGACGGCAGAAGGATCATCAGTGGAGGTGGCCAAGGAGAG GTGCACGTTTGGGAGTTGCTACCTCACAACCATCGTCTGCTGGGGATCATGAAGGAGCACAAAGCTGCTGTCCTGTGCGTTAAAGTCACGAAGGATGACAAGGAGTGTGTCTCAGCCAGCCAGGACGGCACCTGCGTCATCTGGGACCTGGT aaAACTTGTGAGCATCAAACTAATGAAAGCCAGCACCCTCCGGACCGTGTGCTACCATCCAGAGGAATTCCAGATCCTCACCAGCGGCACCAACAGCAAA ATTGTTTACTGGATGGTGTTTGAGGACTCTCCCATCAGAGTGGTGGACGGCTCCCTGTATGGATCTATCAACGACATGGATGTCACACAGGACGGCAAATACTTTGTTACAG GTGGAGAGGACCAACAGGTGAGAGTTTGGGACTATGTGAAAGGTGTTGTGACCCATGTGGGCAGAGCTCATGGCGGCAGCATCACCAGCATCAAGGTCTGCCCCAACAGCCGCGTCCTGCTCAGTACCAGTGCAGATGGAGGCATCATCCGATGGAAGTTCCCTCACCCCTCTTCTTAA